One segment of Rhodanobacter thiooxydans DNA contains the following:
- a CDS encoding GspH/FimT family pseudopilin: MQVLSHQRGVSLIRVRAPGKVGGRSWVAGTVLRRECGFTLVELLITMAVAVVLIVIAVPSFKSITLSSKLTTTANDIVNALNVARMEAVRRNANTQLCSDSASVNTADVLGAQCGTEVGAVYAMAGANPSPVLAGTTGIAGAVQLSGNLKAIRFGGQGLGQATGTTSPFSGTVADICTSQMSSDNHRVITMTAGSILVTTTSSGACP; this comes from the coding sequence ATGCAAGTCTTGTCGCATCAGCGAGGCGTCTCGTTGATCCGGGTGCGCGCGCCGGGAAAAGTCGGCGGCCGTTCGTGGGTGGCTGGGACGGTTCTGCGGCGCGAGTGCGGCTTCACCTTGGTCGAGCTGCTGATCACCATGGCCGTGGCTGTGGTGCTGATCGTGATCGCGGTGCCGAGCTTCAAGAGCATCACGCTTTCCAGCAAGCTCACCACCACCGCCAATGACATCGTCAATGCGCTCAACGTCGCGCGGATGGAGGCGGTCAGGCGCAATGCGAACACCCAGCTGTGCAGCGACTCGGCCAGCGTCAATACCGCCGATGTACTGGGTGCGCAGTGTGGCACCGAGGTCGGTGCGGTCTACGCCATGGCCGGCGCCAATCCCTCTCCGGTGCTGGCCGGCACGACCGGCATCGCCGGGGCCGTGCAGCTGTCCGGCAACCTGAAGGCGATCCGCTTCGGTGGGCAGGGATTGGGGCAGGCCACCGGCACCACGAGCCCCTTCAGCGGCACGGTGGCCGATATCTGCACCAGCCAGATGAGCAGCGACAACCATCGCGTGATCACGATGACGGCCGGCTCGATCCTGGTGACCACCACCAGCTCGGGAGCCTGCCCATGA
- a CDS encoding bifunctional riboflavin kinase/FAD synthetase: MMRLSRDVAGLCLAPRGSVIAIGAFDGLHRGHQALLTQVCERAQALGCSPAVVSFEPLPRAFFSPEPVPRLSSVREKLRGFAAAGMEHTLLLRFNRALTAMSAEAFVQRVLVERLAVREVWVGGDFRFGHQRGGDVALLERMGAQLGFSACTMPAIQLDGTRVSASRVRALLAAGEFAGAEPLLGRPFVIEGKVEYGNQLGRTLGYPTANIHLSQRVSPIQGIFAVRVGLGEGECSWPGVASLGVRPTVNEVSQPLLEVHLFDFEGDLYGQRMAVQFVAKLRDEQKFDGLEPLKAQMALDARRSRELLGMNPRLAEA, translated from the coding sequence ATGATGAGACTTTCCCGGGATGTCGCAGGCCTCTGCCTGGCGCCGCGCGGCAGCGTGATCGCGATCGGCGCGTTCGACGGCCTGCACCGCGGCCACCAGGCGCTATTGACCCAGGTGTGCGAGCGCGCGCAGGCGCTCGGCTGCAGCCCGGCGGTGGTGAGCTTCGAGCCGCTGCCGCGCGCGTTCTTCTCGCCGGAACCGGTGCCGCGGCTGTCCAGTGTGCGCGAGAAGCTGCGCGGTTTCGCTGCCGCCGGCATGGAGCACACCTTGCTATTGCGCTTCAACCGGGCGCTGACCGCGATGTCGGCCGAGGCGTTCGTGCAACGCGTGCTGGTCGAACGGCTCGCCGTGCGCGAGGTCTGGGTGGGCGGCGATTTCCGCTTCGGCCACCAGCGTGGCGGCGACGTGGCGCTGCTGGAGCGGATGGGTGCGCAGCTCGGCTTCAGCGCCTGCACCATGCCGGCGATCCAGCTCGACGGCACCCGCGTTTCGGCCAGCCGGGTGCGCGCCTTGCTCGCCGCCGGCGAGTTCGCCGGGGCCGAGCCACTGCTGGGCCGGCCGTTCGTGATCGAGGGCAAGGTGGAGTATGGCAACCAGCTCGGCCGCACGCTGGGCTATCCCACCGCCAACATCCACCTGTCGCAGCGGGTCAGCCCGATCCAGGGCATCTTCGCGGTGCGCGTGGGCCTGGGCGAGGGCGAATGCAGCTGGCCGGGCGTGGCCAGCCTCGGCGTGCGCCCCACCGTGAACGAGGTCAGCCAGCCGCTGCTGGAAGTGCACCTGTTCGACTTCGAGGGCGACCTGTACGGCCAGCGCATGGCGGTGCAGTTCGTCGCCAAGCTGCGCGACGAGCAGAAGTTCGACGGCCTGGAACCGCTCAAGGCGCAGATGGCGCTGGACGCGCGCCGGTCGCGCGAGCTGCTGGGCATGAACCCGCGGCTGGCCGAGGCGTGA
- the murJ gene encoding murein biosynthesis integral membrane protein MurJ → MKSPSMLRGLLSFSSMTMISRVLGLVRDMSINAAFGANGATDAFWVAFRIPNFMRRLFAEGSFSTAFVPVFTEVKEKGTHAQLKELMARVSGTLGGVLLLITALGIIFAPQVTVLFSPGAIDEPRKFELTVELLRLTFPFLLFVSLTALSGGALNSFHRFGLPALTPVILNLCMIAGALWLSKRLQTPILAMGWAILAAGILQLLFQLPALRGLDLLTLPRWGWSHPEVRRIMRLMVPTLFGSSVAQINLLFDTVIASLLVVGSQSWLSQADRFLELPLGVFGVALGTVILPSLSRHHVSTDRAGFSRALDWGLRVTLLIAVPAMFALMLLAGPLVATLFQHGHWSAHDTHMATLSITALSFGLPAFALVKVLLPAFYARQDTRTPVRAAVASLLTNMLLNVVFLALLFELWAPAELKQLAWLDGLARLPGLHMALGMASAVAAYVNLWLLWHWLKKAGVYQRQPGWSRHLLRLAAACAVMVAVLLLGRWLWPNWTHGVPVLTRLWHLAVLVLVGGASYVAVLFAGGFRLRDLRGA, encoded by the coding sequence ATGTCGATCAACGCCGCGTTCGGCGCCAATGGCGCCACCGACGCGTTCTGGGTGGCGTTCCGCATTCCCAACTTCATGCGCCGGCTGTTTGCCGAGGGCTCGTTCTCCACCGCCTTCGTGCCGGTTTTCACGGAAGTGAAGGAAAAGGGCACGCATGCGCAGCTGAAGGAGCTGATGGCGCGGGTATCGGGCACGCTGGGTGGTGTACTGCTGCTGATCACCGCGCTGGGCATCATCTTCGCGCCGCAGGTGACCGTGCTGTTCTCGCCCGGCGCGATCGACGAGCCGCGCAAGTTCGAGCTGACCGTCGAGCTGCTGCGGCTGACCTTCCCGTTCCTGCTGTTCGTCTCGCTGACCGCCTTGTCCGGCGGTGCGCTGAACAGTTTCCATCGCTTCGGGCTGCCGGCGCTGACCCCGGTGATCCTCAACCTGTGCATGATCGCCGGCGCGCTGTGGCTGTCGAAGCGGCTGCAGACGCCGATCCTGGCGATGGGCTGGGCGATCCTTGCGGCCGGCATCCTGCAGTTGCTGTTCCAGTTGCCGGCGCTGCGCGGGCTGGACCTGCTGACCTTGCCGCGCTGGGGCTGGAGCCATCCCGAGGTGCGCCGGATCATGCGGCTGATGGTGCCGACCCTGTTCGGCTCCTCCGTGGCGCAGATCAACCTGCTGTTCGATACGGTGATCGCCTCGCTGCTGGTGGTCGGCTCGCAGAGCTGGCTGTCGCAGGCGGACCGGTTCCTGGAACTGCCGCTGGGCGTGTTCGGCGTGGCGCTGGGCACGGTGATCCTGCCGTCGCTGTCGCGCCATCATGTCAGCACCGACAGGGCCGGCTTCTCGCGTGCACTGGACTGGGGCCTGCGCGTCACCCTGCTGATCGCGGTGCCGGCGATGTTTGCGCTGATGCTGCTGGCCGGGCCGCTGGTGGCCACGCTGTTCCAGCACGGCCACTGGAGCGCGCACGACACCCACATGGCGACGCTGTCGATTACCGCGCTGAGTTTCGGCCTGCCCGCGTTCGCGCTGGTGAAGGTGCTGCTGCCGGCTTTCTACGCGCGCCAGGACACGCGCACCCCGGTACGCGCGGCGGTGGCCTCGCTGCTGACCAACATGCTGCTGAACGTGGTCTTCCTGGCGCTGCTGTTCGAGTTGTGGGCGCCGGCTGAGCTGAAGCAGCTGGCATGGCTGGATGGCCTGGCCCGCTTGCCCGGCCTGCACATGGCACTGGGCATGGCCAGCGCGGTGGCGGCCTACGTGAACCTGTGGCTGCTGTGGCACTGGCTGAAGAAGGCCGGCGTGTACCAGCGCCAGCCGGGCTGGTCGCGGCACCTGCTGCGGCTGGCCGCGGCCTGCGCAGTGATGGTGGCGGTGCTGTTGCTCGGTCGCTGGCTGTGGCCGAACTGGACCCACGGGGTGCCGGTGCTGACCCGCTTGTGGCATCTGGCCGTGCTGGTGCTGGTGGGTGGGGCCAGTTATGTGGCCGTGCTGTTTGCCGGCGGCTTCCGCCTGCGCGACCTGCGTGGTGCGTGA
- the lspA gene encoding signal peptidase II: MSPKPNALSWLWLSAAVIVLDQLSKWWALATLQPAGISHPVIPGFLNWTLIYNPGAAFSFLTNATGWQRWFFVLLAVVISAVLVGWLRRTPRRDWRTALPLALIVGGAIGNLIDRLHAAQVTDFIHVYFRQWNYPVFNIADCGITVGAVMLIVFGLFTGKPGDGVR; this comes from the coding sequence ATGTCACCGAAACCCAACGCACTCTCCTGGCTCTGGCTTTCCGCCGCCGTCATCGTGCTTGACCAGCTTAGCAAGTGGTGGGCACTCGCCACTCTGCAGCCGGCCGGCATATCACACCCGGTGATCCCCGGCTTTCTGAACTGGACGCTCATCTACAATCCCGGCGCCGCCTTCAGCTTCCTCACCAACGCTACGGGCTGGCAGCGCTGGTTCTTCGTGCTGCTGGCGGTGGTGATCAGCGCCGTGCTGGTGGGCTGGTTGCGACGCACGCCGCGCCGCGACTGGCGCACCGCGCTGCCGCTCGCGCTGATCGTGGGCGGCGCGATCGGCAACCTGATCGACCGCCTGCACGCGGCCCAGGTCACCGATTTCATCCACGTGTATTTCCGCCAGTGGAATTATCCGGTGTTCAACATTGCCGACTGCGGCATTACCGTCGGCGCCGTGATGCTGATCGTGTTCGGCCTGTTCACCGGCAAGCCCGGGGACGGCGTGCGATAA
- the ispH gene encoding 4-hydroxy-3-methylbut-2-enyl diphosphate reductase — MDILLANPRGFCAGVDRAIAIVERALESYGAPIYVRHEVVHNRYVVDKLRADGAVFVEELHEVPDGATVIFSAHGVSQAVREEAGQRHLKVFDATCPLVTKVHMEVARLGRIGRSVVLVGHAGHPEVEGTMGQWNPGNTGEILLVESLESVGQLAPKFPHELSYVTQTTLSVDDTKAIIAALRAKFPDIEGPRKDDICYATQNRQDAVRRLADAVDLMLVVGSVNSSNSNRLRELAQKQGVRSFLIDGAEHIERSWLDGVSRIGLTAGASAPEKLVRDVIARLQSWGAGDVRELDGEPENITFALPKELRVVGGNGSASL; from the coding sequence TTGGACATCCTGCTCGCCAATCCCCGCGGTTTCTGTGCCGGCGTCGATCGCGCCATCGCCATCGTCGAGCGCGCGCTGGAATCCTATGGCGCGCCGATCTACGTGCGGCACGAGGTGGTGCACAACCGCTACGTGGTCGACAAGCTGCGTGCCGATGGCGCGGTGTTCGTCGAGGAACTGCACGAAGTGCCCGACGGCGCCACCGTGATCTTCAGCGCCCACGGCGTATCGCAGGCGGTGCGCGAGGAGGCCGGGCAGCGGCATCTCAAGGTGTTCGACGCTACCTGTCCGCTGGTCACCAAGGTGCACATGGAAGTCGCGCGGCTCGGGCGCATCGGTCGCAGCGTGGTGCTGGTCGGCCACGCCGGGCATCCGGAAGTCGAAGGCACGATGGGGCAGTGGAACCCGGGCAACACCGGTGAAATCCTGCTGGTCGAGTCGCTGGAATCGGTCGGGCAGCTTGCCCCGAAATTCCCGCACGAGCTGTCCTACGTCACCCAGACCACGCTGTCGGTGGACGACACCAAGGCGATCATCGCGGCGCTGCGCGCGAAGTTCCCCGACATCGAGGGGCCACGCAAGGACGACATCTGCTACGCCACGCAGAACCGCCAGGACGCGGTGCGCCGGCTAGCCGACGCGGTCGACCTGATGCTGGTGGTCGGCTCGGTCAACAGTTCCAACTCCAACCGCTTGCGCGAGCTGGCCCAGAAACAGGGCGTGCGCTCGTTCCTGATCGACGGCGCCGAACACATCGAGCGCAGCTGGCTCGACGGCGTGAGCCGCATCGGCCTCACTGCCGGCGCCTCGGCGCCGGAAAAGCTGGTGCGCGACGTGATCGCCCGCCTGCAGTCGTGGGGTGCCGGTGACGTGCGCGAGCTGGACGGCGAGCCGGAGAACATCACCTTCGCCTTGCCGAAGGAGCTGCGCGTGGTCGGCGGCAACGGCTCGGCCAGCCTGTAG
- the pilV gene encoding type IV pilus modification protein PilV: MTNHPVPAMSAVRACPAAWRAGHRYSQSGVGLIEVLVAVLVLSVAFLGIAALQAMSLSTNNSAMARSMATIASYSILDAMRADIGSARNGDYNSTVTASACPAGTSGSLASAQIYQWCTSQLGNRSLGAVASTTGNIACTAVGTASADCTITITFDDSRAGVGGTSNQQVVTRAML, from the coding sequence ATGACCAACCATCCCGTTCCGGCCATGTCAGCGGTGCGCGCATGCCCGGCTGCGTGGCGGGCCGGCCATCGGTACAGCCAGTCCGGCGTCGGCCTGATCGAGGTGCTGGTGGCCGTGCTGGTGCTGTCCGTCGCCTTCCTCGGCATCGCCGCGCTGCAGGCCATGTCGCTCTCCACCAACAACAGCGCGATGGCGCGCAGCATGGCCACGATTGCCAGCTACTCGATCCTGGATGCCATGCGCGCAGACATCGGCAGCGCCAGGAACGGGGATTACAACAGCACGGTCACGGCCAGTGCGTGCCCGGCGGGAACGAGCGGGAGCCTGGCCAGTGCGCAGATCTACCAGTGGTGCACCAGCCAGCTCGGCAACAGAAGCCTGGGCGCGGTCGCCAGCACCACCGGCAACATCGCCTGTACGGCCGTCGGCACGGCCAGTGCCGATTGCACCATCACCATCACGTTCGATGACAGCCGCGCGGGCGTGGGTGGCACTAGCAATCAGCAAGTCGTCACCAGGGCGATGCTATGA
- the ileS gene encoding isoleucine--tRNA ligase, whose translation MTHDYKSTINLPQTAFPMRGDLPKREPGWLAEWERVGRYAQIQQKTAHRDSVFVLHDGPPYANGPIHIGHAVNKILKDMVVKSKLLAGQRAPYVPGWDCHGLPIEIAVEKKFGKPGEKLDAAAFRQKCREYAAEQVDTQRTDFKRLGVLGDWDHPYRSMDFRFEADMLRALARIVSNGHVVRGAKPVYWCFDCASALAEAEIEYGDKVSPAVDVAYDAVEPKALAAKFGVDSGDAIVAIPIWTTTPWTLPESQAVSLGADLEYALIEGPSRDGKRVLLVVASALVDKAAQRYGLEQAAVLGHVEGRALEGLKLHHPFYPREVPVILGEHVSAEDGTGAVHTSPDHGVEDFVVAREYGIGLLNYIGSHGTYRADTPAADGLELAGLHIWKANDAIVELLRRRGVLLAFAKIEHSYPNCWRHKTPVIYRTTPQWFISMEQAQLRETALTSIKAVRWVPGWGEERIAGMVAGRPDWCISRQRTWGVPIALFVHKATQEPHPDSVELLEQVAKKVEQGGIDAWFTLDAAELLGADAGDYEKVTDVLDVWFDSGVTHFAVIGQRPELQQGRASHYKVMYLEGSDQHRGWFQSSLLTSAAIHGRAPYNEVLTHGFAVDANGRKMSKSLGNVVAPQKVMDTLGADVLRLWVASADYRNEMTVSDEILKRVSDAYRRIRNTARFLLGNLDGFDPAKHLLPVEDSVLLDQWAVQQAYDVQQVVTAAYERYDYPEVVSRIQNFCTNELGALYLDITKDRLYTMPTDSRGRRSAQSAMYRIAEALVRWLAPILSFTAEEIWQAMPGERGDSVLFETWYDGLAATQAAPEQRRWWADLLAIRDTAARVLEGMRKAERIGAALEAKLMVHADAAIQSRYAEVADELRFFFITSDFTLAPSTSRAADAVKVELDGAEAWVRADVSSAAKCVRCWHRRDDVGSHADHPELCSRCISNIEGPGEHRRWF comes from the coding sequence ATGACCCACGATTACAAAAGCACGATCAACCTGCCGCAGACGGCGTTTCCCATGCGCGGCGACTTGCCGAAGCGCGAACCGGGCTGGCTGGCGGAGTGGGAGCGGGTCGGCCGCTATGCGCAGATCCAGCAGAAGACCGCGCATCGCGACAGCGTGTTCGTGCTGCACGACGGCCCGCCGTACGCGAATGGCCCGATCCACATCGGCCACGCGGTCAACAAGATCCTCAAGGACATGGTGGTCAAGTCCAAGCTGCTGGCCGGCCAGCGCGCACCGTACGTGCCGGGCTGGGACTGCCACGGCCTGCCGATCGAGATCGCGGTGGAGAAGAAGTTCGGCAAGCCGGGCGAGAAGCTCGATGCCGCCGCGTTCCGGCAAAAATGTCGCGAGTACGCGGCCGAGCAGGTCGACACCCAGCGCACCGACTTCAAGCGGCTCGGCGTGCTCGGCGACTGGGACCATCCGTATCGCTCGATGGATTTCCGCTTCGAGGCCGACATGCTGCGCGCGCTGGCCCGCATCGTTTCCAACGGCCACGTGGTGCGCGGCGCCAAGCCGGTGTACTGGTGCTTCGATTGCGCCTCGGCGCTGGCCGAGGCGGAGATCGAGTACGGCGACAAGGTCTCGCCGGCGGTCGACGTGGCGTATGACGCGGTCGAGCCGAAAGCGCTGGCGGCGAAGTTCGGTGTGGACTCCGGCGACGCCATCGTCGCCATCCCGATCTGGACCACCACGCCGTGGACCCTGCCGGAAAGCCAGGCGGTATCGCTCGGCGCCGATCTGGAATACGCGCTGATCGAAGGCCCGTCGCGCGACGGCAAGCGCGTGCTGCTCGTTGTCGCCAGCGCGCTGGTCGACAAGGCGGCGCAGCGTTACGGGCTGGAGCAGGCGGCTGTGCTGGGCCATGTCGAAGGCAGGGCGCTGGAAGGTCTGAAGCTGCACCACCCGTTCTACCCGCGCGAGGTGCCGGTGATCCTCGGCGAGCACGTCAGCGCCGAGGACGGTACCGGCGCGGTGCACACTTCGCCCGACCACGGCGTCGAGGATTTCGTGGTGGCGCGCGAGTACGGCATCGGCCTGCTCAACTACATCGGATCGCATGGCACTTACCGCGCCGATACGCCAGCGGCCGACGGCCTCGAACTGGCCGGCCTGCATATCTGGAAGGCGAACGACGCTATCGTCGAGCTGCTGCGTCGACGCGGCGTGCTGCTGGCGTTCGCGAAGATCGAGCACAGCTACCCGAACTGCTGGCGGCACAAGACGCCGGTGATCTACCGCACCACGCCGCAGTGGTTCATCTCGATGGAGCAGGCGCAGCTGCGCGAGACGGCGCTGACCTCGATCAAGGCCGTGCGCTGGGTGCCGGGCTGGGGCGAGGAACGCATCGCCGGCATGGTCGCCGGGCGGCCGGACTGGTGCATCTCGCGCCAGCGCACCTGGGGCGTGCCGATCGCGCTGTTCGTGCACAAGGCCACGCAGGAACCGCACCCGGATTCCGTCGAGTTGCTGGAGCAGGTCGCGAAGAAGGTGGAGCAGGGCGGCATCGACGCCTGGTTCACGCTGGACGCGGCCGAGCTGCTCGGCGCGGACGCGGGCGACTACGAGAAAGTCACCGACGTGCTGGACGTCTGGTTCGATTCCGGCGTCACCCATTTTGCGGTGATCGGGCAGCGCCCGGAACTGCAGCAGGGCAGGGCGTCGCACTACAAGGTGATGTACCTGGAAGGCTCCGACCAGCATCGCGGCTGGTTCCAGTCGTCGCTGCTGACCTCGGCGGCGATCCACGGCCGTGCGCCGTACAACGAAGTGCTCACCCATGGCTTCGCGGTGGACGCGAACGGTCGCAAGATGTCCAAGTCGCTGGGCAACGTGGTGGCGCCGCAGAAGGTGATGGATACCCTGGGCGCGGACGTGCTGCGCCTGTGGGTGGCCTCGGCCGACTACCGCAACGAGATGACCGTCTCCGACGAGATCCTCAAGCGCGTCTCCGATGCGTACCGCCGCATCCGCAACACCGCACGCTTCCTGCTCGGCAACCTCGATGGCTTCGACCCGGCGAAACACCTGCTGCCAGTGGAAGACAGCGTGCTGCTCGACCAGTGGGCGGTGCAGCAGGCGTATGACGTGCAGCAGGTCGTCACCGCGGCATACGAGCGTTACGACTATCCAGAAGTAGTGTCGCGCATCCAGAATTTCTGCACCAACGAACTGGGCGCGCTGTACCTGGACATCACCAAGGACCGGCTCTACACCATGCCGACCGACAGCCGCGGCCGGCGCAGCGCACAGAGTGCGATGTACCGCATCGCCGAGGCGCTGGTGCGCTGGCTGGCGCCGATCCTCAGCTTCACCGCCGAGGAAATCTGGCAGGCGATGCCGGGCGAGCGTGGCGACAGCGTGCTGTTCGAAACCTGGTACGACGGCCTCGCCGCCACCCAGGCTGCGCCGGAACAGCGGCGCTGGTGGGCCGACCTGCTGGCGATCCGCGACACCGCCGCGCGCGTGCTTGAAGGCATGCGCAAGGCCGAGCGCATCGGCGCGGCGCTGGAAGCGAAGCTGATGGTTCACGCCGATGCCGCGATCCAGTCGCGCTACGCTGAAGTCGCCGACGAACTGCGCTTCTTCTTCATCACCTCCGACTTCACCCTGGCGCCGTCGACATCGCGCGCGGCGGATGCGGTGAAGGTGGAGCTGGATGGTGCCGAAGCCTGGGTCCGTGCCGACGTCAGCAGTGCCGCCAAGTGCGTGCGCTGCTGGCACCGCCGCGACGACGTGGGCAGCCACGCCGATCATCCCGAACTGTGCAGCCGCTGCATCAGCAACATCGAAGGTCCCGGCGAGCATCGCCGCTGGTTCTGA
- a CDS encoding diguanylate cyclase, translated as MFALLLVVMPYAHAGPAAQVPVRDTAAFDQLIRELDNGDIPLNTRAAVEQALDRLHTLLPPDDAHRQRQYEYMYCFLAFDNDVNAGYAYATRGVEQARQAGDLEAEANFQMCHGLYQSQVTTERDALPAYEAGIQIARHLENPRLIADGLTWRGSAQSLLGEQAMALFDFLEAQRLYEAVGNTTAAQSNLISIATIYRRLGEYDKAGDYLQQSMASAQRKQDRQEQMVVDMQLGFLATERGDPAGAVAPLQQALALARETGSRQSVGSALLALAESSNARQRYAEALQQVEGAAAEFQAVADKSSAGMLALQSAVAHAGLGQHELAAREFDLAEANVRSSRNMRYLAELYDQRSRNQEALGKPAAALADLRLKMKADAALARMAKTQLTTLMSYQFDTERRELENRKLAADKVLREQQLATLERIRRWQSLAILLAGVLLLLMLWLAWRQLRQSRRLHQLALTDPLTGISNRRHIEDMLHAAVDVARRTQSELAVIMLDIDHFKHVNDSHGHPAGDQALEQLVHVCLDALRQHDRLGRMGGEEFLVVLPDTDLEGGLQVAERLRACVAAARPVVAGVELQLSISLGVAQLRPTETGAASLVRRADAALYHAKDNGRNRIEAAL; from the coding sequence TTGTTCGCGTTGCTGCTGGTGGTGATGCCGTATGCGCATGCCGGGCCGGCAGCGCAAGTTCCGGTGCGCGACACGGCGGCGTTCGACCAGCTCATCCGGGAACTGGATAACGGCGATATCCCCCTCAACACCCGGGCGGCGGTCGAGCAGGCCCTGGATCGCCTGCATACCCTGTTGCCGCCCGATGACGCGCACCGACAGCGCCAGTACGAGTACATGTACTGCTTCCTGGCGTTCGACAACGACGTCAACGCCGGCTACGCCTATGCGACTCGCGGCGTCGAGCAGGCCCGGCAGGCGGGTGACCTGGAGGCGGAAGCCAACTTCCAGATGTGCCACGGCCTCTACCAGAGCCAGGTCACCACGGAACGTGATGCCCTGCCGGCGTATGAAGCCGGCATCCAGATTGCCCGGCACCTGGAAAACCCCCGCCTGATCGCCGATGGACTGACCTGGCGCGGCAGTGCCCAGTCGCTGCTGGGCGAGCAGGCGATGGCGCTGTTCGATTTCCTGGAGGCGCAACGCCTGTATGAAGCCGTGGGCAATACGACGGCGGCGCAATCCAACCTCATCAGCATTGCCACCATCTACCGACGACTGGGCGAGTACGACAAGGCCGGCGACTACCTGCAGCAGTCGATGGCGTCGGCGCAGCGCAAGCAGGACAGGCAGGAGCAGATGGTGGTCGACATGCAGCTGGGCTTCCTGGCGACCGAACGGGGTGATCCCGCGGGCGCCGTCGCTCCCCTGCAGCAGGCGCTGGCGCTGGCCCGCGAGACCGGTTCGCGGCAAAGCGTTGGCTCCGCCCTGCTGGCTTTGGCGGAGAGCAGCAATGCCCGGCAGCGTTACGCCGAGGCCCTGCAGCAGGTGGAGGGCGCCGCGGCTGAGTTTCAGGCCGTCGCGGACAAGTCCAGCGCCGGCATGCTGGCCCTGCAGTCGGCCGTGGCGCACGCGGGCCTGGGCCAGCATGAGCTGGCTGCGCGCGAGTTCGATCTTGCCGAGGCGAACGTCAGGAGCAGCCGCAACATGCGTTACCTGGCCGAGCTGTACGACCAGCGTTCCAGGAACCAGGAGGCATTGGGCAAGCCGGCGGCTGCGCTGGCCGACCTCAGGCTGAAGATGAAGGCCGATGCCGCACTGGCACGCATGGCCAAGACCCAGCTGACCACCTTGATGAGCTACCAGTTCGATACCGAACGACGCGAGCTGGAGAACCGCAAGCTGGCTGCCGACAAGGTGCTCAGGGAACAGCAACTGGCCACGCTGGAGCGCATCCGCCGCTGGCAAAGCCTGGCCATCCTGCTTGCCGGCGTGCTGCTGTTGCTGATGCTCTGGCTGGCATGGCGGCAGTTGCGCCAGAGCCGCCGCCTGCACCAGCTGGCACTCACCGACCCGCTGACCGGCATCTCCAATCGCCGCCATATCGAAGACATGCTGCACGCGGCCGTCGATGTGGCCCGTCGTACCCAAAGCGAGCTGGCCGTGATCATGCTCGATATCGACCACTTCAAGCACGTCAACGACAGCCATGGCCACCCGGCCGGCGACCAGGCGCTGGAACAGCTCGTGCATGTCTGCCTGGATGCGCTGCGCCAGCACGACCGACTCGGCCGGATGGGCGGCGAGGAGTTCCTGGTGGTGTTGCCGGACACCGATCTCGAAGGCGGCCTGCAGGTGGCCGAGCGCCTGCGTGCCTGCGTGGCCGCCGCGCGGCCGGTGGTCGCCGGCGTCGAACTGCAGCTCTCGATCAGCCTCGGCGTGGCCCAGCTGCGGCCCACCGAGACGGGAGCGGCCTCCCTGGTGCGGCGCGCCGACGCGGCGCTGTACCACGCCAAGGACAACGGCAGGAACCGGATCGAGGCGGCTCTCTAG